One Ictalurus furcatus strain D&B chromosome 21, Billie_1.0, whole genome shotgun sequence genomic region harbors:
- the LOC128625388 gene encoding ubiquitin-conjugating enzyme E2 J2 has protein sequence MNSTGNKRAPTTATQRLKQDYLRIKKDPVPYICAEPLPSNILEWHYVVRGPEKTPYEGGYYHGKLVFPREFPFKPPSIYMITPNGRFKCNTRLCLSITDFHPDTWNPAWSVSTILTGLLSFMVEKGPTLGSIETSDYTKRQLSAQSLAFNLKDRIFCELFPEVVEEIKQKQKAQEELNSRPQVLPLPDVVPDGEQGHFGLPEMNGHVPLGEAAAPQHLPLQQANRNHGLLGGALANLFVIVGFAAFAYTVKYVLRSITQE, from the exons ATGAACAGCACCGGGAATAAGAGAGCACCAACAACAGCAACACAGCGCCTCAAACAGGATTACCTCAGAATAAAGAAAGACCCTGTGCCTTACATCTGTGCTGAACCACTTCCTTCAAATATATTAGAATG GCATTACGTTGTTCGGGGACCAGAGAAAACACCGTATGAAG GTGGATACTATCATGGAAAATTGGTATTCCCACGGGAATTTCCCTTCAAGCCACCTAGTATTTATATGATCACGCCGAATGGGAGATTCAAGTGCAACACAAG GTTATGCCTCTCCATTACCGACTTCCATCCGGACACGTGGAACCCCGCCTGGTCCGTCTCGACCATCCTCACGGGGCTGCTAAGTTTCATGGTGGAGAAAGGCCCAACACTGGGAAGCATCGAGACGTCCGATTACACT aAAAGACAGCTGTCTGCACAGAGCTTGGCTTTTAACTTAAAAGACCGAATCTTTTGTGAACTGTTTCCAGAAGTTGTTGAG GAGATCAAGCAGAAACAAAAGGCTCAGGAGGAGCTCAATTCACGGCCGCAGGTTCTGCCGCTTCCAGACGTGGTGCCAGATGGAGAGCAGGGTCACTTCGGGCTCCCAGAGATGAATGGGCACGTCCCTTTGGGAGAAGCAGCAGCTCCTCAGCACCTTCCCCTCCAGCAGGCTAACCGCAATCATGGACTCCTTGGCGGAGCACTTGCAAACCTGTTCGTAATAGTGGGCTTTGCTGCCTTTGCTTATACGGTAAAATATGTACTCCGGAGCATAACCCAGGAATGA